One Sphingobium sp. Z007 genomic region harbors:
- the fghA gene encoding S-formylglutathione hydrolase: protein MDIISTNRAFAGVQGVYKHASAVTGTDMTFSVYVPPHEPGAKLPVVWYLSGLTCTHANVTDKGEYRRLCAELGLIFVAPDTSPRGEGVPDDPDGAYDFGLGAGFYVDAKQAPFAQHYRMWSYVTQDLPALIASEFPAADMGRQSIMGHSMGGHGALTIGLTLPDRYKAVSAFAPIVAPSQVPWGHKALGGYLGDDRAAWRKHDAVALIEDGARVADLLVDQGDADNFLAEQLKPHLLEQACTAAGIPLTLRMQPGYDHSYYCISTFMADHLRWHAERLTKDS, encoded by the coding sequence ATGGACATAATCAGCACCAATCGCGCCTTTGCCGGCGTGCAGGGCGTCTATAAGCACGCCTCCGCCGTCACGGGCACGGACATGACCTTCTCGGTCTATGTCCCCCCGCATGAACCGGGCGCAAAGCTGCCGGTCGTCTGGTATCTGTCAGGCCTCACCTGCACCCATGCCAATGTGACGGACAAGGGCGAATATCGCCGCCTTTGTGCGGAACTCGGCCTCATCTTCGTCGCGCCCGATACCTCGCCGCGCGGGGAAGGCGTGCCTGACGATCCCGACGGCGCCTATGATTTCGGGCTGGGCGCGGGCTTCTATGTCGACGCGAAGCAGGCGCCCTTCGCGCAGCATTATCGCATGTGGTCCTATGTGACGCAGGATCTGCCTGCGCTGATCGCATCGGAGTTTCCCGCCGCCGACATGGGCCGTCAGTCGATCATGGGGCATAGCATGGGCGGTCATGGCGCGCTCACCATCGGCCTGACCTTGCCCGACCGCTACAAGGCCGTCTCCGCCTTCGCGCCGATCGTCGCGCCCTCGCAAGTGCCCTGGGGGCATAAGGCGCTGGGCGGCTATCTGGGCGACGATCGCGCCGCCTGGCGCAAGCATGACGCCGTCGCCCTGATAGAGGATGGCGCGCGTGTCGCGGACCTGCTGGTCGATCAGGGCGACGCCGACAACTTCCTCGCCGAACAGCTCAAGCCGCATCTGTTGGAACAGGCCTGCACGGCCGCCGGCATCCCGCTGACGCTGCGCATGCAACCGGGCTATGACCACAGCTATTATTGCATATCGACTTTCATGGCCGACCATCTGCGTTGGCACGCCGAGCGGCTGACCAAGGACAGCTAG